Below is a window of Terriglobales bacterium DNA.
CACGCAGAAGAAAGAAGACCTCGCCCAGTGCGACATTGTCATTGAGGCCATCATCGAGAATATCGATGAGAAGAAAAAGATGTATGCGGCGCTGGATGCGATCGTCAAGCCGGAGGCAATGTTCGCTACGAACACGTCTTCAATTTCCGTAACTGAGCTGATGACCGCCACGAAGAGGGTCGATCGCTTTATCGGACTTCACTTTTTCAATCCCGTTCCCTTAATGAAACTGGTCGAACTCGTGCGTACGATTGCGACGTCCGATCAGGTCATCGATACAGCCGTCGAGTTCGGCAAGAAGCTGGGCAAGGTGCCGGTTCGCACTTCGGATAAGACGGGCTTTATCGTTAATCGTCTCTTGGTTCCTTATCTGCTCGACGCAATCCGCGCCTACGAGGAAGGCGTCGGCTCGATTCCCGACATCGACAACGCCATGAAGCTTGGCTGCGGGTATCCGATGGGACCGTTCACTCTGCTCGATTTTGTCGGGCTAGATACCACCTACTACATCACGCATGTGATGTATGAGGAATTCAAGGAACGTCGTTTTGCGTCCCCTCCGTTGCTCAAGCGGCTGGTTCTGGCAGGATGGTACGGCAAAAAGACCGGCAAAGGGTTTTATGACTGGAGCGATCCCAAGAATCCAGCGCC
It encodes the following:
- a CDS encoding 3-hydroxyacyl-CoA dehydrogenase family protein, with translation MQIKNVGVLGCGLMGSGIAQVAAQAGYNVTVLEAEQKALDKGFAGIDSSLAKFVERGPEKGGITAQQKDEIRARLRGTQKKEDLAQCDIVIEAIIENIDEKKKMYAALDAIVKPEAMFATNTSSISVTELMTATKRVDRFIGLHFFNPVPLMKLVELVRTIATSDQVIDTAVEFGKKLGKVPVRTSDKTGFIVNRLLVPYLLDAIRAYEEGVGSIPDIDNAMKLGCGYPMGPFTLLDFVGLDTTYYITHVMYEEFKERRFASPPLLKRLVLAGWYGKKTGKGFYDWSDPKNPAPVKL